In Actinomadura citrea, a single window of DNA contains:
- a CDS encoding extradiol ring-cleavage dioxygenase: MALEYFDPLLRTNDLVQDLKWDRELRARFESSEKEVLDAYPLTGEERTAILDRDFRKLFELGLHPYLLSQLARLIYGTGETAGTSGAATALLKSLLGDRYDSYMAERGE, translated from the coding sequence ATGGCACTCGAATACTTCGACCCGCTGCTGCGGACCAACGATCTCGTGCAGGACCTGAAATGGGACCGCGAGCTGCGGGCCCGGTTCGAGTCGTCCGAGAAGGAGGTGCTGGACGCCTATCCGCTCACCGGCGAGGAGCGCACGGCGATCCTGGACCGGGACTTCCGCAAGCTGTTCGAACTCGGCCTGCATCCCTACCTGCTCTCCCAGCTCGCACGGCTGATCTACGGCACGGGCGAGACGGCGGGCACCTCCGGCGCCGCCACCGCGCTGCTCAAGTCCCTGCTGGGAGACCGGTACGACTCCTACATGGCCGAGCGTGGTGAGTAG
- a CDS encoding 2-keto-4-pentenoate hydratase — translation MSEWTIDTTVGELLRREHGREDGAKITEGWPDLDLGTAYRIQDALLDRKTSGGQTVVGVKLGLTSRAKQRRMGVDVPLTGWLTDAMTLAPGEPVAVGEFIHPRVEPEIVFIMGARLSGPGVTAEQAMSAVRSVHAGFEVIDSRYRDFDFALPDVVADNASACRFVLSGHAVPPEGLDLAEEPCRLSVDGDTVDTATGAAVLGHPANALALAANGLAERGLAIEPGWIILTGGLTDAVPLHPGSTVSAAFGSLGALSLTGTR, via the coding sequence ATGTCCGAGTGGACGATCGACACCACCGTCGGCGAACTGCTGCGCCGCGAGCACGGCCGCGAGGACGGAGCCAAGATCACCGAAGGGTGGCCGGACCTCGACCTCGGCACCGCCTACCGGATCCAGGACGCCCTGCTCGACCGCAAGACGAGCGGCGGGCAGACCGTCGTCGGCGTGAAGCTGGGCCTGACCTCGCGTGCCAAGCAGCGGCGGATGGGCGTCGACGTCCCGCTGACCGGCTGGCTCACCGACGCGATGACCCTGGCGCCCGGCGAGCCGGTGGCCGTGGGGGAGTTCATCCACCCGCGCGTCGAACCCGAGATCGTTTTCATCATGGGCGCGCGGCTGAGCGGCCCCGGCGTGACCGCCGAGCAGGCGATGAGCGCGGTCCGGAGCGTGCACGCCGGGTTCGAGGTCATCGACAGCCGCTACCGCGACTTCGACTTCGCCCTGCCGGACGTGGTGGCCGACAATGCCTCCGCCTGCCGGTTCGTCCTCTCCGGCCACGCCGTCCCACCCGAGGGCCTGGACCTGGCGGAGGAGCCCTGCCGGCTGAGCGTCGACGGCGACACCGTCGACACCGCGACGGGCGCGGCCGTCCTCGGGCACCCGGCCAACGCCCTCGCGCTCGCCGCCAACGGGCTGGCCGAGCGGGGGCTGGCCATCGAACCCGGCTGGATCATCCTCACCGGCGGACTCACCGACGCCGTTCCCCTGCACCCCGGCAGCACCGTCTCCGCGGCATTCGGCTCACTCGGAGCCCTGTCCCTCACCGGAACCCGCTAA
- a CDS encoding ABC transporter permease has protein sequence MMIKSRRRGGVVPDSLLGLLGVAAFAALLEVLPRTGVVSPDELPPFSAIVRALADEAGSAGFWGSLLDTLRGWGYGLAIAVAAGLSLGLLIGSVRVLREATASTIEFLRPIPSVALVPLAVLLYGTRLGSTLLLVVYAAAWPVLVQAIHGVQDVDPVARETAAAYRFSRWGRLRYLIWPTALPYLLTGVRLAASVALVLAVAGELIIGSPGLGSAIGLAQASNAVAEMYALIFVTGALGVCVNLLTRALERRVLAWHASMRTEVPA, from the coding sequence ATGATGATCAAGAGCCGGCGGCGCGGAGGCGTCGTGCCCGACTCGCTCCTCGGCCTGCTCGGAGTCGCCGCCTTCGCCGCGCTTCTCGAGGTGCTGCCGCGGACGGGCGTGGTCTCGCCGGACGAGCTGCCCCCGTTCAGCGCCATCGTCCGGGCGCTGGCCGACGAGGCCGGCAGCGCAGGGTTCTGGGGCTCACTGCTCGACACGCTCCGGGGCTGGGGATACGGGCTGGCCATCGCGGTCGCGGCCGGTCTGAGCCTGGGCCTGCTGATCGGCAGCGTCCGGGTCCTGCGCGAGGCGACCGCCTCGACCATCGAGTTCCTGCGCCCGATCCCCTCGGTGGCCCTCGTCCCGCTGGCCGTGCTGCTCTACGGCACGCGGCTCGGCTCCACGCTCCTGCTGGTGGTGTACGCCGCCGCCTGGCCCGTGCTGGTGCAGGCGATCCACGGAGTGCAGGACGTCGACCCCGTCGCCCGGGAGACCGCGGCCGCCTACCGCTTCTCCCGGTGGGGCCGGCTCCGGTACCTGATCTGGCCGACCGCGCTGCCGTACCTGCTGACGGGCGTGCGGCTCGCGGCCTCGGTGGCGCTGGTCCTGGCCGTCGCGGGCGAGCTCATCATCGGGTCCCCGGGGCTCGGCAGCGCGATCGGGCTGGCCCAGGCGAGCAACGCCGTCGCCGAGATGTACGCGCTGATCTTCGTCACCGGTGCGCTCGGAGTCTGCGTGAACCTCCTGACCCGTGCGCTGGAGCGGCGCGTCCTGGCCTGGCACGCGTCGATGCGGACGGAGGTGCCGGCATGA
- a CDS encoding ABC transporter permease produces the protein MRTVLRGAGRLGYLLGLPAVLLALWWVLTASSTDFYFPPLRTILSAFGETWFSSRIVDDVLPSVARLAAGYLGAVALGVTVGVLLGSSRRIRLLAEPVLEFFRAVPPPVLIPVLMLFVGIGDTMKITVIVIGSMWPVLLNTAEGVRAIDEVLADTARSYGLTGAARLRRLVLPAASPQIVTGMRQALSISIILMVISEMFASSSGLGYTIVQFQRGFEIPEMWSGILLLGLLGFLLSLLFGRFEARALRWYRGWRQAQKGKS, from the coding sequence ATGAGGACCGTCCTCCGCGGCGCCGGACGGCTCGGCTACCTGCTGGGGCTGCCCGCCGTGCTGCTCGCCCTCTGGTGGGTGCTGACCGCTTCGAGCACCGACTTCTACTTCCCCCCGTTGCGGACCATCCTGAGCGCGTTCGGCGAGACGTGGTTCTCCAGCCGCATCGTGGACGACGTGCTCCCCAGCGTCGCCCGTCTGGCGGCCGGGTACCTCGGCGCGGTGGCGCTGGGCGTGACCGTCGGCGTCCTGCTGGGGTCCAGCCGCCGGATCAGGCTGCTGGCCGAGCCGGTGCTGGAGTTCTTCCGCGCGGTCCCGCCGCCCGTCCTGATCCCGGTGCTGATGCTGTTCGTCGGCATCGGCGACACCATGAAGATCACCGTCATCGTCATCGGGTCGATGTGGCCGGTGCTGCTCAACACCGCCGAGGGCGTCCGCGCGATCGACGAGGTGCTGGCCGACACCGCCCGCTCCTACGGGCTGACCGGCGCCGCCAGGCTGCGCCGCCTGGTGCTGCCGGCCGCCTCCCCGCAGATCGTCACCGGCATGCGGCAGGCGCTGTCGATCTCGATCATCCTCATGGTGATCAGTGAGATGTTCGCCAGTTCCAGCGGCCTCGGCTACACGATCGTCCAGTTCCAGCGCGGGTTCGAGATCCCCGAGATGTGGAGCGGGATCCTGCTGCTCGGCCTGCTGGGGTTCCTGCTGTCGCTGCTCTTCGGGCGGTTCGAGGCCCGCGCGCTGCGCTGGTACCGGGGGTGGCGCCAAGCCCAGAAAGGAAAGTCATGA
- a CDS encoding amidohydrolase family protein yields MVSRAVPHADPTGRGPRPRTPVIDVHTHAMPMPFLRHLERKGLADLSRGAERVLNLDPAICGLAPGSPIPLAPEQHDMERRLASLTAMGVDHQVVAAPPFLFASESDDDRLTLEVTRLANDALAEFVAGSGGRLSGLATVPVGHPGAADELARCLDELGMVGATLGTFGGGRELDDPVNEELWQALAARRCFTLLHPSRVSSRDRLADYHLVQLLGYPMETALATSRLVFGGVLDRHDLVLCLAHGGGCVPAVSGRLDLGWRRKPVARVTSRTPSDYLRRLLYDTAVFDTGALGRLVKDMTAAHVLLGTDTPFDLVDHDPLRTVRALGVDAGQETAILGGNAARLLGLRVARPDPDERVEEPSAPPIPVEGHPT; encoded by the coding sequence GTGGTGAGTAGGGCCGTGCCCCACGCAGACCCGACCGGTCGCGGGCCCCGTCCCCGGACGCCGGTCATCGACGTTCACACGCACGCGATGCCGATGCCGTTCCTGCGGCACCTGGAGCGCAAGGGGCTGGCCGACCTGTCCCGCGGCGCGGAGCGCGTGCTGAACCTCGACCCGGCGATCTGCGGGCTCGCGCCCGGATCGCCCATCCCGCTCGCTCCCGAACAGCACGACATGGAACGCCGCCTGGCCTCCCTCACCGCGATGGGAGTGGATCACCAGGTCGTCGCCGCACCTCCGTTCCTGTTCGCCTCCGAGTCCGACGACGACCGGCTCACGCTGGAGGTCACGCGCCTGGCCAACGACGCGCTCGCCGAGTTCGTCGCCGGCTCGGGCGGCCGCCTGTCCGGCCTGGCGACCGTGCCGGTGGGGCATCCGGGCGCGGCGGACGAGCTGGCCCGCTGCCTGGACGAGCTCGGCATGGTGGGCGCCACCCTGGGCACCTTCGGCGGCGGACGGGAGCTCGACGACCCGGTCAACGAGGAACTGTGGCAGGCCCTCGCCGCACGGCGCTGCTTCACGCTGCTGCACCCGAGCCGCGTCTCCTCCCGCGACCGGCTGGCCGACTACCACCTGGTCCAGCTGCTCGGCTACCCGATGGAGACCGCGCTGGCGACGTCCCGGCTCGTCTTCGGCGGTGTGCTGGACCGGCACGACCTGGTCCTCTGCCTCGCGCACGGCGGCGGATGCGTCCCCGCCGTCAGCGGCCGCCTCGATCTGGGCTGGCGGCGCAAGCCGGTCGCGCGGGTGACGAGCCGCACGCCGAGCGACTACCTGCGCCGGCTCCTGTACGACACCGCGGTGTTCGACACCGGCGCCCTCGGCCGGCTGGTCAAGGACATGACGGCCGCCCACGTCCTCCTGGGCACCGACACCCCGTTCGACCTGGTCGACCACGACCCCTTGCGGACGGTGCGCGCGTTGGGCGTGGACGCCGGGCAGGAGACCGCCATCCTGGGAGGCAACGCCGCGCGTCTGCTCGGATTGCGCGTCGCCCGGCCGGACCCGGACGAACGGGTCGAAGAACCCTCCGCTCCCCCCATCCCCGTCGAAGGACACCCCACATGA
- a CDS encoding ATP/GTP-binding protein has protein sequence MKRPAKSVPGGAAGEPAAEQDGGKGKKDKKKGRPEPKPGFRGFSRRGGGRASYVEMPSEWRGTTVQVCGLWPFGAGSGTPMVGVPLGRELTTGAALCCDPISWFQRASLIHNPSALVLGKPGLGKSTLIRRMVVGLVGQGVFPMVLGDLKPDYVDLVRAMGGQIIKLGRGLGSLNVLDPGATAGAAARLPEAARTKLVADAHGRRLNMVSALLTLLRGGPIADTERTVLNAALRVLDERHRGVPVLPDLIKVIDDGPERLRAVTLARGDEARYRAAVDPLHASLLGVLDGPMGETFAHQTTTAIELDNPGGVCIDISGIDDADAELQAAVLLACWSDGFGSIEAAHALADEGLEPQRHFFVVLDELWRVLRSGRGLVDRVDALTRLNRQRGTGQVMITHTMADLLSLSDHADRLKAKGFAERAGMVICGGLPQAEMAMVNEVVRMSSIEERMIVDWSTPPSWNPELKRDSEPPGRGRFLVKVGGRPGIPFKVELTSVERGVNDTNKRWTNSTTRPPAEAI, from the coding sequence GTGAAGCGTCCTGCGAAATCGGTCCCCGGCGGGGCGGCCGGAGAGCCTGCCGCCGAACAGGACGGCGGGAAGGGGAAGAAGGACAAGAAGAAGGGCAGGCCCGAGCCCAAACCCGGATTCAGGGGGTTCTCCCGCCGGGGCGGGGGCCGGGCCTCCTACGTGGAGATGCCGTCGGAATGGCGCGGTACCACGGTCCAGGTGTGCGGGCTGTGGCCGTTCGGGGCCGGGTCGGGAACGCCGATGGTGGGGGTGCCGCTCGGCCGGGAGCTGACCACCGGCGCCGCGCTGTGCTGCGATCCGATCTCGTGGTTCCAGCGGGCGAGCCTGATCCACAACCCGTCGGCCCTGGTGCTGGGCAAGCCGGGGCTGGGCAAGTCGACGCTGATCCGCAGGATGGTGGTGGGGCTGGTCGGGCAGGGGGTGTTCCCCATGGTGCTCGGCGACCTGAAGCCCGACTACGTCGACCTGGTCCGGGCGATGGGCGGGCAGATCATCAAGCTCGGCCGCGGGCTGGGCTCGCTGAACGTGCTCGACCCCGGGGCGACGGCGGGCGCGGCGGCCAGGCTCCCCGAGGCGGCGCGGACCAAGCTGGTCGCCGACGCGCACGGCCGCCGGCTGAACATGGTCAGCGCGCTGCTCACGCTGCTGCGCGGCGGCCCGATCGCCGACACCGAGCGCACCGTGCTCAACGCGGCCCTGCGGGTGCTGGACGAGCGCCACCGCGGCGTGCCCGTCCTGCCCGACCTCATCAAGGTGATCGACGACGGGCCGGAACGCCTTCGCGCGGTGACCCTCGCGCGCGGGGACGAGGCGCGGTACCGCGCGGCCGTCGACCCGCTGCACGCCTCGCTGCTCGGGGTCCTGGACGGTCCGATGGGCGAGACGTTCGCGCACCAGACCACCACCGCGATCGAGCTGGACAATCCGGGCGGCGTCTGCATCGACATCAGCGGGATCGACGACGCCGACGCCGAGTTGCAGGCCGCCGTCCTGCTCGCGTGCTGGTCGGACGGGTTCGGCTCGATCGAGGCCGCGCACGCGCTGGCCGACGAGGGGCTCGAACCGCAGCGGCACTTCTTCGTCGTCCTCGACGAGTTGTGGCGCGTGCTGCGCTCCGGGCGCGGCCTGGTGGACCGGGTCGACGCCCTCACCCGCCTCAACCGGCAGCGCGGCACGGGGCAGGTGATGATCACGCACACCATGGCCGACCTGCTCTCGCTGAGCGACCACGCCGACCGCCTCAAGGCCAAGGGCTTCGCCGAACGCGCGGGCATGGTGATCTGCGGCGGGCTCCCGCAGGCGGAGATGGCGATGGTGAACGAAGTGGTCCGGATGTCCTCCATCGAGGAACGCATGATCGTCGACTGGTCGACGCCGCCGTCCTGGAACCCCGAGCTCAAGCGGGACAGCGAGCCCCCGGGACGCGGCAGGTTCCTGGTCAAGGTCGGCGGCCGCCCCGGCATCCCGTTCAAGGTGGAGCTCACCTCCGTCGAGCGGGGCGTCAACGACACCAACAAGCGCTGGACCAACTCGACCACGAGGCCCCCGGCCGAAGCCATCTGA
- a CDS encoding creatininase family protein, producing MDDGTRDVFAGTLAELTWHEVDAAARSGAVLLWAFGVIEQHGPHLPTGTDVYLPVARLRAVRTLLAERGVQALIVPPYYWGVNVVSGAFPASYDVRPELMREIMVDLLAGMARDGFRHVFCFSGHGDALHNRTVHDGVRAACERTDADASFVTEPALARRIGLEADDPYLTLYGPDEAPPDGPVDVHAGSWETSLMMHTHPRLVREEVRARLEPSGVGPSELAIWRQGYEHARRVTPDGYLGDPAAADAAEGLRIQTAAAEQAAAAIVLRLRDDTRRPRQNASAHPQTERRNHG from the coding sequence ATGGATGACGGCACCCGCGACGTCTTCGCCGGCACGCTGGCGGAGCTGACCTGGCACGAGGTCGACGCGGCCGCCCGGTCGGGCGCGGTGCTGCTCTGGGCGTTCGGCGTGATCGAGCAGCACGGTCCGCACCTGCCGACCGGGACGGACGTCTACCTGCCGGTGGCCCGGCTGCGAGCCGTCCGGACGCTGCTGGCCGAGCGCGGCGTCCAGGCGCTGATCGTGCCGCCCTACTACTGGGGCGTCAACGTGGTCTCGGGCGCGTTCCCCGCCTCCTACGACGTGCGGCCCGAGCTGATGCGAGAGATCATGGTCGACCTGCTCGCCGGGATGGCGCGCGACGGCTTCAGGCACGTGTTCTGCTTCTCCGGGCACGGCGACGCGCTGCACAACCGCACCGTCCACGACGGTGTCAGAGCGGCCTGCGAACGCACGGACGCGGACGCGAGTTTCGTGACCGAGCCGGCGCTGGCCCGGCGCATCGGCCTCGAAGCGGACGACCCCTACCTGACTCTGTACGGGCCGGACGAGGCCCCGCCGGACGGTCCGGTCGACGTCCACGCCGGGAGCTGGGAGACGTCCCTCATGATGCACACCCACCCGCGGCTGGTGCGCGAGGAGGTCCGCGCGCGGCTGGAACCCAGCGGTGTGGGCCCCAGCGAACTGGCCATCTGGCGCCAGGGCTACGAGCACGCACGCCGCGTCACCCCGGACGGCTACCTCGGCGACCCGGCCGCGGCCGACGCCGCCGAAGGACTCCGCATCCAGACCGCCGCCGCCGAGCAGGCCGCCGCCGCGATCGTGCTTCGCCTGCGGGACGACACGCGTCGCCCGCGGCAGAACGCCTCGGCCCACCCCCAGACAGAACGGAGGAACCATGGCTGA
- a CDS encoding ABC transporter ATP-binding protein, translated as MTGTDIASPTAVGTGSGSVLLDVRGLRKTYQAADRTVEAIRDLTFGIPAGELACIVGPSGAGKTTLLKCVAGLLAPSGGEVVLENRPVLRPPENMAVVFQEYGRSLFPWLSVAQNIELPLKQKKVPKRRRGELVAEALESVGLADAAGAYPWQLSGGMQQRVAIARAIAYEPAVLIMDEPFAAVDAQTRAELEDLTRELWRRLGMTVLFVTHDIEEAVYLGQRVLVLSAAPTVIMDDTPIDLPAEREQLATRSDPRFAELRAHVYSQVQQAKTYHRRDRARPAADPGEGRDG; from the coding sequence ATGACCGGCACGGATATCGCGTCCCCCACCGCGGTGGGCACCGGGAGCGGCTCGGTCCTGCTCGACGTGCGAGGGCTGAGGAAGACCTACCAGGCGGCCGACCGCACCGTCGAGGCGATCCGCGACCTCACGTTCGGGATCCCGGCGGGCGAGCTGGCCTGCATCGTGGGGCCGTCGGGCGCCGGGAAGACCACCCTGCTGAAGTGCGTCGCCGGCCTCCTGGCTCCGAGCGGCGGAGAGGTGGTGCTGGAGAACCGTCCGGTGCTGCGGCCGCCGGAGAACATGGCGGTGGTCTTCCAGGAGTACGGACGGAGCCTGTTCCCCTGGCTGTCCGTCGCGCAGAACATCGAGCTGCCGCTGAAGCAGAAGAAGGTGCCCAAGCGGCGGCGCGGCGAGCTGGTGGCCGAGGCGCTGGAATCGGTCGGCCTGGCGGACGCGGCGGGCGCCTACCCCTGGCAGCTCTCCGGCGGGATGCAGCAGCGGGTGGCGATCGCCCGCGCCATCGCCTACGAGCCGGCCGTGTTGATCATGGACGAGCCGTTCGCCGCGGTGGACGCCCAGACCCGCGCGGAGCTGGAGGACCTCACCCGCGAACTCTGGCGGCGGCTCGGCATGACGGTGCTGTTCGTCACCCATGACATCGAGGAGGCGGTGTACCTGGGCCAGCGCGTCCTGGTGCTCTCCGCGGCCCCCACGGTGATCATGGACGACACCCCGATCGACCTGCCCGCGGAACGCGAGCAGCTGGCGACGCGCTCCGATCCGCGCTTCGCGGAGCTGCGCGCGCACGTCTACTCGCAGGTGCAGCAGGCCAAGACCTACCACCGGCGCGACCGCGCCCGTCCCGCCGCCGATCCCGGGGAGGGCCGCGATGGATGA
- a CDS encoding ABC transporter substrate-binding protein gives MSFFHRGRPRRLTPLIAGAATAVLGLAALTGCGSDAGGEVSASGAAKVKLGVIPIIDIAPVKLGISKGVFARHKLTVTTQDAQGGAAIVPAVVSGDFQFGYSNLVSLLVAREKGVPVTMVSVGARASENAMKDGSGQLMTADPGIAKVGDLKGKKIAINTLKGINEVAVASVLQKNGLKTSDVTLVEVPIPNMPAALKAGQVDAAMLSEPFITIAQGQGAKPLPVSYAAMGANLPFAGWFTSKQYAAKNPDVVKRFSAALKESLQYAQEHPDEARAALNGYLKLDPGLSDKVTLPGWNPEAGRTEIAPLAQLTVDTGLIGSTRPLDELFAR, from the coding sequence ATGTCCTTCTTCCATCGCGGCCGCCCCAGGCGCCTCACACCGCTCATCGCAGGCGCGGCCACCGCCGTGCTGGGGCTGGCGGCCCTCACCGGCTGCGGCTCCGACGCCGGCGGTGAGGTCTCCGCCTCCGGCGCGGCCAAGGTGAAGCTCGGCGTCATCCCCATCATCGACATCGCCCCGGTGAAGCTCGGGATCAGCAAGGGCGTGTTCGCCCGCCACAAGTTGACGGTCACCACGCAGGACGCCCAGGGCGGCGCCGCCATCGTCCCCGCCGTGGTCAGCGGCGACTTCCAGTTCGGCTACTCCAACCTCGTCAGCCTGCTCGTCGCCCGCGAGAAGGGCGTGCCGGTGACGATGGTCTCCGTCGGCGCCCGAGCCTCCGAGAACGCGATGAAGGACGGATCCGGGCAGCTGATGACCGCGGACCCCGGGATCGCCAAGGTGGGCGACCTGAAGGGCAAGAAGATCGCGATCAACACCCTGAAGGGCATCAACGAGGTCGCCGTCGCCTCGGTCCTGCAGAAGAACGGGCTGAAGACCAGCGACGTCACCCTGGTGGAGGTGCCCATCCCCAACATGCCCGCCGCCCTGAAGGCCGGCCAGGTGGACGCCGCGATGCTCAGCGAACCGTTCATCACGATCGCCCAGGGGCAGGGCGCCAAGCCACTGCCGGTCAGCTACGCCGCGATGGGCGCGAACCTGCCGTTCGCCGGCTGGTTCACCTCCAAGCAGTACGCGGCCAAGAACCCCGACGTCGTGAAGCGGTTCTCCGCCGCGCTGAAGGAGTCCCTGCAGTACGCCCAGGAGCACCCGGACGAGGCGCGGGCCGCGCTGAACGGCTATCTGAAGCTGGACCCGGGGCTCAGCGACAAGGTGACCCTGCCCGGCTGGAACCCGGAGGCCGGGCGAACCGAGATCGCCCCGCTCGCCCAGCTCACCGTCGACACCGGCCTGATCGGCAGCACCCGTCCGCTGGACGAGCTGTTCGCCCGGTGA
- a CDS encoding FadR/GntR family transcriptional regulator, translating to MSTDKAATDLPRLSLAETVARRIEARIAEDALALGHRLGTRDSLRREFDVAAATLNEAVRLLTSRGTISVRPGVKGGIFVASPPPLVRLGRKMLELSGDSVSVSDCLVMRDALEPLLVREAMRHRTEADIADLRRLAEAMAVAVESDAQDGVGYLAANWALHRRIAEITPNKVLQHTYISLLEFVENRLRGVTSNEPSTRYVDGPAVHKELVEAIAGDDPDRLDAAVAAHAALTATRGGGT from the coding sequence ATGAGCACCGACAAGGCGGCGACCGATCTGCCCCGGCTTTCCCTGGCGGAGACCGTCGCCAGGAGGATCGAGGCGCGCATCGCCGAGGACGCCCTGGCCCTCGGCCACCGCCTCGGCACCCGGGACAGCCTGCGCCGCGAGTTCGACGTGGCGGCCGCGACGCTCAACGAGGCGGTCCGCCTGCTGACCTCGCGCGGCACGATCTCCGTCCGTCCGGGCGTCAAGGGCGGGATCTTCGTCGCTTCCCCGCCGCCGCTGGTGCGCCTGGGCCGCAAGATGCTCGAACTCAGCGGAGACTCGGTCTCGGTCTCCGACTGCCTGGTCATGCGCGACGCGCTGGAACCGTTGCTCGTGCGGGAGGCCATGCGGCATCGCACCGAAGCCGACATCGCGGATCTGCGCCGGCTGGCCGAGGCGATGGCCGTGGCCGTGGAGAGCGACGCCCAGGACGGTGTCGGTTACCTCGCCGCCAACTGGGCCCTGCACCGCCGGATCGCCGAGATAACCCCGAACAAGGTCCTGCAGCACACCTATATCTCCCTGCTGGAGTTCGTGGAGAACAGGCTGCGCGGCGTCACGTCCAACGAGCCGTCCACGCGATACGTGGACGGACCGGCCGTCCACAAGGAACTGGTGGAGGCCATCGCGGGCGACGACCCCGACCGCCTGGACGCGGCCGTCGCGGCGCACGCCGCGCTGACCGCCACCCGCGGAGGCGGCACATGA
- a CDS encoding SCO6880 family protein: MTSDYREPTYGNWRKPVSPGIGRLGLAGTLILMVGLILITLIATVSLVVSLAGAVVLGLVMLPLVIQDAHGRTALQSLTARLTWWSGRAQGWHLYRSGPLSVVSHGSCRLPGLLAQSRLVEGRDSYGRPFALVVIPSTKHYTVVFECNAEGAALVDQSQIDTWVSHWGQWMASLSYEPGLVAASVTIETAPDTGTRLREEIYANTDPNAPELARQALDEIVWNYPVGSARVSTRIAVTYAALPQLGGKRRDQDAMVREIGMRIPGLVSGLSMTGAGSARALTAKELARAVRIAYDPDAQTVLEAAEDQETSWEDAGPVAAQESWDHYVHDSGCSITWGMSEAPRGEVLSNVMTGLVAPHHDIARKRVTFLYRPHDPASAARIVERDRRDSRFRLDGAASAARNEIDVIKSDQSALEEARGAGVIRFTVLVTATVRSAEELPVAAAAVDTLTGPARLRLRQMYGSQASAFAAALPLGIVLPDHLQVPALVRESL; the protein is encoded by the coding sequence GTGACGTCCGACTATCGTGAACCCACGTACGGGAACTGGCGGAAGCCGGTGTCCCCCGGAATCGGGCGGCTGGGGCTGGCCGGGACGCTGATCCTCATGGTCGGGCTGATCCTCATCACCCTGATCGCGACGGTGTCGCTGGTGGTGAGCCTGGCCGGCGCCGTGGTGCTGGGGCTGGTCATGCTGCCGCTGGTCATCCAGGACGCGCACGGGCGGACCGCCCTCCAGTCGCTCACGGCACGGCTGACCTGGTGGTCGGGGCGCGCCCAGGGGTGGCACCTCTACCGTTCGGGACCGTTGAGCGTGGTCTCGCACGGCTCGTGCCGGCTTCCGGGGCTGCTCGCCCAGTCCCGGCTGGTGGAGGGACGCGACTCCTACGGGCGCCCGTTCGCCCTGGTCGTGATCCCGTCGACGAAGCACTACACCGTGGTGTTCGAGTGCAATGCCGAGGGCGCGGCGCTGGTCGACCAGAGCCAGATCGACACGTGGGTCTCCCACTGGGGGCAGTGGATGGCCTCGCTGAGCTACGAACCGGGGCTGGTCGCCGCGAGCGTGACCATCGAGACGGCCCCCGACACCGGAACCCGCCTCCGGGAGGAGATCTACGCCAACACCGACCCGAACGCGCCCGAGCTGGCGCGGCAGGCTCTGGACGAGATCGTCTGGAACTACCCGGTGGGCAGCGCGCGGGTCTCCACCCGCATCGCGGTCACCTACGCCGCCCTGCCGCAGCTCGGAGGCAAGCGCCGTGACCAGGACGCCATGGTGCGGGAGATCGGGATGCGCATCCCCGGGCTGGTCTCCGGGTTGTCGATGACCGGCGCCGGGTCCGCTCGCGCGCTGACCGCGAAGGAACTCGCCCGCGCCGTGCGGATCGCCTACGACCCGGACGCGCAGACGGTCCTGGAGGCCGCCGAGGACCAGGAGACGAGCTGGGAGGACGCCGGGCCGGTCGCGGCTCAGGAGTCCTGGGACCACTACGTCCACGACAGCGGCTGCTCCATCACCTGGGGCATGTCGGAGGCGCCGCGAGGCGAGGTGCTGTCCAACGTGATGACCGGGCTGGTGGCCCCGCACCACGACATCGCCCGCAAGCGCGTCACCTTCCTCTACCGGCCGCATGATCCGGCCTCTGCGGCCCGGATCGTGGAACGGGACCGGCGGGACTCGCGCTTCCGCCTCGACGGCGCCGCCAGCGCCGCCCGGAACGAGATCGACGTCATCAAGAGCGACCAGTCGGCTCTGGAGGAGGCCAGGGGAGCGGGGGTGATCCGGTTCACCGTCCTCGTCACCGCCACCGTCCGCTCGGCCGAGGAGCTTCCGGTCGCGGCGGCGGCCGTCGACACGCTCACGGGCCCCGCGCGGCTGCGGTTGCGGCAGATGTACGGGTCGCAGGCGTCGGCGTTCGCGGCCGCCCTTCCCCTGGGCATCGTCCTTCCCGACCACCTTCAGGTGCCGGCGCTGGTGAGGGAATCCCTGTGA